A stretch of the Engraulis encrasicolus isolate BLACKSEA-1 chromosome 19, IST_EnEncr_1.0, whole genome shotgun sequence genome encodes the following:
- the glo1 gene encoding lactoylglutathione lyase, protein MQRFRPATYFRLKSTPFLTSLSIYHHTGAYSLQTGTSCVPSPTSRLGLPRLTEVGKSVFYSRSFHLSRADLEMTDQGLTDEAATAACKDGNPITKDFMMQQTMLRVKDPVKSLDFYTRILGMSLLQKFDFPAMRFSLYFLGYEDKKEIPSDVAEKTAWTFSRRATIELTHNWGSETDDSLSYHNGNSDPRGFGHIGIAVPDVYAACKLFEEQGVTFVKKPDDGKMKGLAFIQDPDGYWIEILSPNNMVPICTAT, encoded by the exons ATGCAGCGTTTCAGACCAGCAACGTATTTCCGTCTAAAGAGCACACCCTTTCTGACATCACTCTCCATCTACCACCACACGGGGGCTTACAGCCTTCAAACTGGAACGAGCTGTGTTCCTAGTCCCACTAGTAGGCTTGGTTTACCACGCCTAACAGAAGTAGGCAAGTCTGTGTTCTACTCTCGTAGCTTTCACCTGAGCCGGGCAGATCTCGAAATGACGGATCAAGGTTTAACAGATGAGGCTGCAACAGCTGCATGCAAAGATGGGAACCCAATTACAAAG GATTTCATGATGCAGCAGACTATGCTGAGAGTAAAGGATCCAGTGAAGTCATTAGATTTTTACACGCGCATCCTTGGAATGAG CTTGCTACAAAAGTTTGACTTCCCCGCCATGcgcttctctctctacttcctggGCTATGAGGACAAGAAAGAAATCCCCAGCGATGTGGCGGAGAAGACGGCCTGGACCTTCTCCCGAAGAGCCACAATCGAGCTGACACA TAACTGGGGCTCGGAGACGGATGACTCCCTGTCCTATCACAATGGAAACTCAGACCCACGTGGATTTG gccacatTGGCATCGCCGTTCCAGATGTGTATGCTGCCTGCAAGCTTTTTGAGGAGCAAGGAGTCACCTTTGTGAAGAAACCAGATGATG gTAAAATGAAAGGTCTGGCCTTCATTCAGGACCCCGATGGCTACTGGATCGAGATCCTGAGCCCCAACAACATGGTACCCATCTGCACTGCTACTTGA